One genomic region from Kamptonema formosum PCC 6407 encodes:
- a CDS encoding NAD-dependent epimerase/dehydratase family protein: MSANAIQQVLVTGGAGYVGAVLIPKLLQAGYRVKVIDLYLYGPDVLAVVKDHPGLEQIKGDIRDRALLEKIMPGCDAVIHLACISNDPSFELDPDLGKSINYDAFLNLVDVAKDSGVKRFIYASSSSVYGIKETENVTEELPLQPLTDYSKYKALCEEVLLAKREPGFVTLVLRPATVCGYSPRLRLDLTVNILTNLAINNNKITVFGGDQKRPNIHIEDMTDLYIKSLQWPDEAIDGKIFNAGYENHTVSEIAQMVRRVVGEQVEIVTTPTDDHRSYHISSDKIKRELGFVPQHTIEEAAQDLVKAFKANLVPEPMKDIRYYNIKTMQALNLK, encoded by the coding sequence ATGAGCGCAAATGCCATTCAACAAGTTCTAGTTACAGGTGGAGCAGGTTATGTAGGAGCCGTCCTAATTCCTAAGCTGCTGCAAGCGGGATACCGAGTTAAGGTAATCGACTTATACCTCTATGGACCAGATGTTCTAGCAGTAGTCAAAGATCATCCTGGTTTAGAACAAATTAAAGGAGACATCCGCGATCGCGCTCTCTTAGAAAAAATTATGCCCGGTTGCGATGCCGTTATCCATCTAGCTTGCATCTCCAACGATCCTAGTTTTGAACTAGATCCAGACCTCGGCAAATCGATTAACTATGATGCCTTTTTAAACCTAGTAGATGTTGCCAAAGACAGCGGTGTAAAACGGTTTATTTATGCCTCATCTTCCAGCGTTTATGGCATTAAAGAAACCGAAAATGTTACCGAAGAATTGCCTCTGCAACCCTTAACAGACTACTCCAAATATAAAGCCCTCTGCGAAGAAGTGCTATTAGCCAAGCGCGAACCAGGGTTTGTCACATTAGTGCTGCGTCCTGCTACTGTCTGCGGTTACTCGCCTCGCTTGCGACTCGATTTAACAGTCAATATTCTGACAAACCTGGCGATCAATAATAACAAAATTACCGTCTTTGGCGGCGATCAAAAACGCCCCAATATTCACATAGAAGACATGACAGACCTCTACATCAAGTCTCTCCAGTGGCCTGACGAAGCAATTGACGGCAAAATTTTCAACGCTGGCTACGAAAATCATACTGTCAGCGAAATTGCCCAGATGGTACGGCGCGTTGTTGGCGAACAAGTAGAAATTGTCACCACACCCACAGACGACCACCGCTCCTATCACATATCATCGGATAAAATTAAGCGAGAATTGGGATTTGTCCCCCAGCACACCATCGAAGAAGCGGCACAAGATTTAGTCAAGGCATTTAAAGCTAATTTAGTGCCGGAACCGATGAAAGATATCCGCTACTACAACATTAAAACCATGCAAGCACTGAACTTGAAATAA
- a CDS encoding D-glycero-alpha-D-manno-heptose-1,7-bisphosphate 7-phosphatase, producing MKPQAILCDRDGTLIEDCHFLSRPEQIQWIPGVLETLKHLKQKAVKVLVASNQSGVARGYFDTAAVEAVHAQLRRDTEDVLGAMPSAGSAIADFYYCPHHPKGEVVGYSYACDCRKPQPGMFLQAIQDHNLNPAQCWAIGDRLRDLEPGLQLGMKAFLVQTGSGLEAQRELSKRPYAELVTVISSLSEILSLVQNDSNYNPVSK from the coding sequence ATGAAACCCCAAGCAATTCTGTGCGATCGCGACGGTACTCTAATTGAAGATTGCCATTTCCTCAGTCGCCCAGAACAAATTCAGTGGATTCCAGGGGTTCTGGAAACCTTGAAACATTTGAAGCAAAAAGCTGTCAAAGTCTTGGTTGCGAGTAACCAATCAGGAGTAGCCAGAGGATATTTTGATACCGCAGCGGTAGAAGCTGTCCATGCTCAACTGCGGCGGGATACAGAGGATGTCTTGGGTGCGATGCCTTCAGCCGGCTCTGCGATCGCAGATTTTTACTACTGCCCTCATCACCCAAAAGGTGAAGTTGTCGGGTATAGTTACGCTTGTGACTGTCGCAAACCGCAGCCAGGAATGTTTCTCCAAGCAATTCAAGACCACAACTTAAATCCTGCCCAATGTTGGGCAATAGGAGATAGATTGCGGGATTTAGAACCTGGATTGCAACTTGGCATGAAAGCTTTTCTGGTACAAACTGGCAGCGGACTAGAGGCACAAAGAGAGCTATCTAAACGTCCTTACGCCGAGCTAGTTACTGTCATTTCCTCTTTGTCGGAGATTCTATCTTTAGTACAAAATGACAGCAACTACAATCCTGTATCAAAGTAA
- a CDS encoding PfkB family carbohydrate kinase — protein MLTNNTEKHLDFETCREVLAALREQGRKIVLCHGVFDLLHPGHFAHLQEAKALGDLLVVSITAAPYVNRGPGRPVFSDDLRLYSIASLGCVDYVLLAPVSTALEVIDRVQPDFYCKGHEYTDHSQDVTQNIDREAERVMAYGGKIRYTGEIVFSSTRLINNYLDVMPPQIKSYASQLSQRYPLEEIQKGVEAMQKLKVLVLGDVIIDEFIHCTVQGLTSKGTVISTRFLKHEQHLGGSLAIARHIASFADSVTVAGVAGNEPEIHSLILNNINGGIRLDLQYENSYPTVIKRRYIARQGMREQYTKLFSINYLEEQGPAPIQREKLLDRMEKTIRDYDLVVVADYGHGLLDAALMELVQNKAAFLALNCQTNSANHGYNLITKYQRADTFCLDEQEIRLAFSSRYGDHSHLLKRLYEHLGAQQGWLTLGSSGSLGINVKGEEELTPALTLDVKDTIGAGDAFFALASLSAKLELPVAVGSLLGNLAGAMAANTLGNAEPMDKARLLKFATTVLKF, from the coding sequence ATGTTAACGAACAACACAGAAAAACATCTCGATTTTGAAACCTGTAGAGAGGTTCTTGCCGCTCTCCGAGAGCAAGGACGCAAAATAGTCCTCTGTCATGGAGTCTTCGATCTCCTTCATCCTGGTCACTTTGCCCACTTGCAGGAAGCCAAGGCACTCGGAGATTTGCTCGTAGTGTCTATCACAGCAGCGCCTTATGTCAACAGAGGGCCTGGAAGACCGGTATTTTCGGATGATTTACGACTTTATTCCATAGCCTCTCTAGGTTGTGTAGATTACGTCTTGCTGGCTCCCGTATCCACTGCCCTAGAGGTAATCGACCGAGTGCAGCCTGATTTTTATTGCAAAGGACATGAGTATACCGATCACAGCCAAGATGTTACCCAAAACATAGACCGAGAAGCAGAAAGGGTTATGGCTTACGGCGGCAAGATTCGCTATACAGGAGAAATTGTTTTCAGCTCAACCCGGCTGATTAACAATTATCTAGACGTGATGCCACCCCAGATAAAGAGCTATGCCAGCCAGTTAAGCCAGCGATACCCATTAGAGGAAATCCAGAAAGGCGTTGAGGCGATGCAGAAGCTAAAGGTCTTGGTACTCGGTGATGTAATTATAGATGAATTTATCCATTGTACAGTTCAGGGATTGACTTCTAAAGGAACGGTTATTTCAACCCGCTTTTTGAAACATGAGCAGCATTTAGGAGGTTCTCTGGCAATTGCCCGTCACATTGCTAGTTTTGCCGACTCTGTAACTGTTGCCGGCGTGGCTGGAAATGAGCCAGAGATTCACAGTTTGATTTTAAATAACATCAACGGTGGCATCCGACTGGACTTGCAGTATGAAAACAGCTACCCGACAGTGATTAAGCGACGCTACATTGCGCGGCAAGGCATGAGAGAGCAATACACAAAACTATTTTCGATCAACTATCTTGAAGAACAAGGGCCAGCACCTATCCAGCGCGAAAAACTGCTTGACCGCATGGAGAAAACGATTCGGGATTATGACTTGGTAGTAGTTGCAGACTACGGACACGGATTGTTAGATGCCGCACTGATGGAACTCGTTCAAAACAAAGCTGCGTTTTTAGCGCTCAACTGTCAAACAAACAGCGCCAATCACGGTTATAACTTAATCACCAAATACCAGCGAGCTGATACATTTTGCTTGGATGAGCAGGAAATCCGCCTCGCATTTTCCAGTCGCTACGGAGACCATTCCCATCTCCTCAAACGTTTGTATGAGCATTTAGGGGCTCAGCAAGGTTGGCTAACGTTGGGTTCGTCTGGTTCTTTGGGAATAAATGTTAAGGGTGAAGAAGAGTTGACACCGGCTCTAACGTTGGATGTGAAAGATACCATTGGTGCAGGCGATGCCTTTTTTGCTCTTGCCAGTCTTAGTGCCAAGTTGGAGTTGCCTGTGGCTGTCGGGTCATTGCTTGGGAATTTAGCGGGTGCAATGGCTGCTAATACTCTTGGTAATGCTGAACCGATGGACAAAGCCAGACTGTTGAAATTTGCCACGACGGTCTTAAAGTTTTAA
- a CDS encoding tetratricopeptide repeat protein produces the protein MSEFDKGKQLQEEGKLEDAIAAYCRAIELNPDISWYHHHLGEALSKLGRCDEASIAFRHAIELKPDFAWSYHHLGDALAQQQEWEESIAAFRKAIELNPEHFGSYVGLGNSLAKLGQLDEAIAAYRRASELNPDAEWIHYALAKALQQRTHSDVVEAIASYRQMIELNPDNVEAYQNLLQLQSDNWELWLQLGNTLVQQGKLEEAIAAYRRLIEHNPHNQTAYYGLGECLAKLGQLEEAIAAYRQAIELSEQEEQKAPTLEPTENREEAIKRYIQAIEGNPDNISEYYKLLELEPDNQEVLLKLAQALVRHEQIEDAIAIYRRLLEISPHEQYYQQLGELLGKLSKWDEAINCYRRLIEINPEADESHYQLGEAIYQRVMENPESFLAEYNIEHFVHKKEYQFNDPELPELWFINDEQFLQSTSHLDDETYTIELFKVYKRYSVSEWEKQACMNWLRQPDSSRELGIKYWRTLPDFKEIIRKSGVAVALEAALPYYNKTIELNPIHTNSFSRLAEILTLQGKLKEARQLYYNLSLLLAESGKITEAVFYFSKAPQQPFIEANVYEKIWRGLNELAPINQVYLDDSLELQPIATYAYFSQYSQYTIINLRDLKEKDKALIKEVGLSLVNLELITQDNRSLEEIYINAFDPNHSTHLAEKFTKLRKKHNYVAQEFLNNANYFQQSLVETGYIYSICPFTSKILRSNQSFYDPAWLPMIGYRFVGKEIFYLFLGHYWSGKKFIYIPKLEIVISFFDADDGHQHINIKEILDRLKSNTVSQYNEVRDYLSNPNKKNLLILGTLGNIGHYFWNEVTGVNYLYENDILKYTDAILAEKYEYFNIENIFPEIHGKVVRVNDKFSSFKWIIENNYCAVRVTGVEITEKLAERVYEASWKKCSSAFLQKVENAKKHFPLLWIGMRTHCRVWVSQVEGIANIIKSLHLDFPNLAVVFDGCSRTEREDIGVEGVIESEKVNLDKILTLIPDSVKTYSIIGSMTYEKVIWANAINLYISTPGSTTTFVLWIANKMGVVHANSLCYESWVIEQLKSRENVVMPIYIPLESIVDYPPIGLINNYDFDWRLLDKEVRKLLNNLEPNKI, from the coding sequence ATGAGCGAATTCGATAAGGGGAAGCAACTGCAAGAGGAAGGCAAGCTAGAAGACGCGATCGCGGCCTATTGCCGTGCCATTGAGTTAAATCCTGACATTTCTTGGTATCACCACCATTTAGGGGAAGCCTTATCAAAACTAGGTCGATGCGATGAAGCCAGCATAGCCTTCCGCCATGCAATCGAACTCAAACCAGATTTTGCTTGGAGTTACCACCACTTAGGGGATGCCCTAGCTCAACAGCAAGAGTGGGAAGAGTCGATCGCAGCCTTCCGCAAGGCAATTGAACTCAATCCCGAACATTTTGGGAGTTACGTGGGGCTAGGTAATAGTTTAGCAAAATTGGGTCAACTGGATGAGGCGATCGCGGCTTACCGTCGTGCCAGTGAACTGAACCCTGATGCTGAGTGGATTCATTATGCCTTGGCAAAGGCACTGCAACAGCGAACTCATTCCGATGTAGTAGAAGCGATCGCCTCCTATCGCCAGATGATAGAACTCAATCCAGACAACGTAGAAGCTTATCAAAATCTTTTGCAGCTTCAATCCGATAACTGGGAACTCTGGTTGCAATTGGGAAATACTTTGGTACAACAGGGAAAACTAGAGGAAGCGATCGCGGCTTATCGTCGTTTGATCGAACATAATCCCCATAATCAGACAGCTTACTACGGCTTAGGAGAGTGTCTGGCCAAATTGGGACAACTGGAAGAGGCGATCGCAGCCTACCGTCAAGCGATTGAACTCAGCGAGCAGGAAGAGCAGAAAGCCCCGACTTTAGAGCCTACCGAAAACCGAGAAGAAGCGATCAAACGTTATATACAGGCGATCGAGGGAAACCCCGATAACATTTCCGAATACTACAAACTGTTAGAGTTAGAACCGGATAACCAAGAAGTTTTGTTAAAGTTAGCCCAGGCTTTAGTGAGACACGAACAGATCGAGGACGCAATCGCAATCTATCGCCGCCTACTAGAAATATCACCCCATGAGCAATATTACCAGCAGTTAGGGGAACTTCTAGGGAAATTGAGTAAGTGGGATGAGGCGATTAATTGTTATCGTAGACTTATCGAAATTAATCCAGAAGCTGATGAATCTCACTATCAGCTAGGGGAAGCTATCTATCAGCGGGTAATGGAAAACCCAGAATCTTTCTTAGCTGAGTATAATATAGAGCATTTTGTTCATAAAAAAGAATACCAATTCAACGATCCAGAACTACCAGAATTATGGTTTATCAATGACGAACAATTTTTACAATCAACCAGCCATCTTGATGATGAAACCTATACAATAGAACTTTTTAAAGTCTATAAAAGATACTCAGTATCCGAATGGGAAAAACAAGCTTGCATGAATTGGCTTCGACAACCAGATAGTAGTAGAGAATTAGGGATTAAATACTGGCGTACATTACCCGACTTCAAAGAAATCATTAGAAAGTCAGGAGTGGCAGTAGCTTTGGAAGCAGCTCTTCCTTACTATAATAAGACTATTGAACTTAACCCAATTCATACAAATTCTTTTTCTCGTTTAGCAGAAATTCTTACTCTACAAGGCAAACTAAAAGAAGCTAGGCAGCTTTACTATAATTTAAGCCTTTTATTGGCAGAAAGTGGAAAAATAACTGAAGCGGTTTTCTATTTCTCAAAAGCCCCCCAGCAGCCTTTTATTGAAGCTAACGTTTATGAAAAAATTTGGCGAGGTTTAAATGAATTAGCTCCGATAAATCAAGTTTATCTTGATGATTCATTAGAACTTCAACCCATAGCAACCTATGCTTACTTCAGCCAGTATAGCCAATATACTATTATTAATCTGCGTGATTTAAAAGAAAAAGATAAGGCTTTGATAAAAGAGGTTGGTCTATCCCTAGTTAATTTAGAATTAATTACACAAGACAACCGCAGTTTAGAAGAAATATATATTAATGCCTTTGATCCAAATCATTCAACTCATTTGGCTGAAAAGTTTACTAAGTTAAGAAAAAAACATAATTATGTAGCACAGGAGTTTCTAAACAATGCCAACTATTTTCAGCAAAGTCTAGTAGAAACAGGCTATATTTATTCAATTTGCCCTTTCACAAGCAAAATTCTTAGGTCAAATCAATCATTTTACGATCCTGCTTGGCTACCAATGATTGGTTATCGCTTTGTGGGCAAGGAAATATTTTATTTGTTTTTAGGTCATTATTGGAGCGGCAAAAAATTTATTTATATACCAAAACTAGAAATTGTTATTAGTTTTTTTGATGCTGATGATGGTCATCAGCATATCAATATAAAGGAAATACTTGATCGTTTAAAAAGTAACACCGTTAGTCAATATAATGAAGTAAGAGACTACCTATCGAATCCCAATAAAAAAAATTTGCTGATATTGGGTACACTTGGCAATATTGGTCACTATTTTTGGAATGAAGTTACAGGAGTTAATTATCTATATGAGAATGATATATTGAAGTATACAGATGCAATATTAGCTGAGAAATATGAATATTTTAATATAGAAAATATTTTTCCGGAAATTCATGGGAAAGTAGTCAGAGTAAATGATAAGTTTAGTAGCTTTAAGTGGATTATCGAAAATAATTATTGTGCTGTTCGAGTAACAGGTGTTGAAATCACCGAGAAATTAGCAGAACGAGTGTACGAAGCTTCATGGAAAAAGTGTTCTTCAGCATTTTTACAAAAAGTAGAGAATGCAAAAAAACACTTTCCACTTCTATGGATAGGAATGCGTACCCATTGCCGAGTATGGGTATCTCAAGTAGAGGGAATAGCAAATATAATTAAAAGTTTACACTTGGATTTTCCAAATTTAGCCGTAGTGTTTGATGGTTGCTCTCGCACTGAAAGAGAAGATATTGGTGTTGAGGGCGTAATTGAAAGTGAAAAAGTTAACCTAGATAAGATATTGACCCTTATACCTGATTCTGTAAAAACCTATAGTATTATAGGTTCTATGACTTATGAAAAAGTTATTTGGGCAAATGCGATTAACTTATACATATCAACACCTGGTTCAACTACGACTTTTGTACTCTGGATTGCTAACAAAATGGGAGTCGTTCATGCTAACAGTTTATGTTATGAATCCTGGGTTATTGAACAATTGAAATCAAGGGAAAATGTAGTTATGCCTATTTATATTCCATTGGAATCAATAGTTGATTATCCCCCTATTGGGCTGATCAATAATTATGATTTTGATTGGCGCTTGCTTGACAAAGAAGTCAGGAAACTATTAAATAATTTAGAGCCGAATAAAATATAA